Proteins found in one Erythrobacter sp. 3-20A1M genomic segment:
- a CDS encoding bifunctional UDP-sugar hydrolase/5'-nucleotidase has protein sequence MTRLTILQLNDLHGYAEPHNEIRYGADGTPMFETLGGLARIKTIFERARADNPGGVLALDNGDTFHGTHFAVADEAKALAPLVAELGFDAMTLHWEFAFGPDRVQALASELPYPVLAANIYREESGELFLPAATIVERAGLRIGLIGLACPIVDKTMPPHFSEGLRFEIGTRELHAHVAQMRPHVDLLVVLSHVGFPQDVQFAKDVPGIDVIVSGHTHNRMEHAIEVDGCLIFQSGCHGSFVGRLDLDLRDGELIGWTHALIAVDESVSPDPALEAAVSEALAGERDVMAEVVGRTDVALHRYAMLSSPMDDLLLEAIAEVAGTQIAFSNGWRYGAPIPAGPITLGDLWNMVPTNPPVTLAEVTGAEIRQMIEENLERTFAANPYDQMGGYIKRMRGVGLAFKAENPEGQRIERLFLEGRPVDDSAVYAVGFITEQGVPAQFGKNRRQLPIDAITALRKRLARPFTHASVGSSIDLV, from the coding sequence AACTCCCATGTTCGAGACGCTAGGCGGTCTAGCCCGCATCAAGACGATCTTCGAGCGTGCCCGCGCCGACAATCCGGGCGGCGTGCTGGCGCTGGACAATGGCGACACCTTCCATGGGACGCATTTCGCGGTTGCGGACGAGGCGAAAGCTCTTGCTCCGCTTGTGGCCGAGCTGGGCTTCGATGCCATGACGCTCCATTGGGAATTCGCCTTTGGTCCGGACCGGGTGCAGGCGCTCGCCAGCGAGCTGCCTTATCCGGTGCTGGCCGCGAATATCTATCGCGAGGAAAGCGGCGAGCTGTTCCTGCCCGCCGCCACGATTGTTGAGCGCGCCGGGCTGCGGATCGGTCTGATCGGCCTTGCCTGTCCGATCGTCGACAAGACCATGCCGCCTCATTTCAGCGAAGGTCTGCGCTTCGAGATCGGCACCAGGGAACTTCATGCTCACGTCGCGCAAATGCGCCCGCATGTCGATCTGCTGGTCGTACTCTCCCATGTCGGCTTCCCGCAGGACGTGCAGTTTGCCAAGGATGTGCCCGGCATAGATGTGATCGTCAGCGGCCATACCCATAACCGCATGGAGCATGCTATCGAGGTCGACGGCTGCCTCATCTTCCAGTCCGGCTGCCACGGGTCCTTCGTCGGACGGCTCGACCTCGATTTGCGGGACGGCGAACTCATCGGCTGGACGCACGCGCTCATCGCAGTCGATGAAAGCGTTTCTCCCGATCCGGCACTCGAAGCCGCTGTAAGCGAAGCACTCGCCGGAGAACGCGATGTCATGGCCGAGGTCGTGGGCAGGACCGATGTAGCCCTGCATCGCTATGCCATGCTGTCGAGCCCGATGGACGATCTTCTGCTCGAGGCGATTGCCGAAGTCGCCGGTACGCAGATCGCCTTCTCCAACGGTTGGCGTTACGGCGCGCCGATACCGGCGGGACCGATTACGCTGGGCGATTTGTGGAACATGGTTCCAACCAATCCTCCCGTCACCCTTGCCGAGGTGACCGGCGCTGAAATCCGGCAGATGATCGAGGAAAACCTCGAACGAACCTTTGCGGCTAATCCCTATGACCAGATGGGCGGTTACATCAAGCGCATGCGCGGAGTGGGTCTCGCCTTCAAGGCCGAAAATCCCGAGGGTCAGCGGATCGAGCGCCTGTTTCTGGAAGGCCGTCCGGTGGATGATAGCGCCGTTTATGCTGTGGGCTTCATTACCGAGCAGGGCGTGCCCGCGCAGTTCGGCAAGAACCGGCGACAGCTTCCCATCGATGCGATCACAGCCCTGCGCAAACGGCTCGCGCGTCCCTTCACTCACGCTTCCGTCGGAAGTTCCATCGACCTTGTCTGA
- the lnt gene encoding apolipoprotein N-acyltransferase — MFRRTSRLLIAAILGTIAAQGFAPANATVLSLASLSGLFYLIRHDRAAPIFWIVTAYAGAMWIVALRWLPRAFVMMDPPAVTAGWLALVALSAILSLFWSVPFALARRYANRNHGTQLLATSSLLALGEWARSTTIIGFAWNPLGAIWLDVPAIVRSASVIGITGLSFGTVLAAGLVLQIAGHPRRVGASLGFIGALAILLGRSSVAPPDTAQQVALIQGNIPQRVKWDENRLDEQVDIYLGLTAGISSTAPDMRIFWPEAAIPYVLEDRKAVLDEIGKTLRTGDMLFAGALGRDADGHYANSVYLIDASGRVRNRYDKRILVPFGEYVPFESLLEALRLARYAPGRDALAPGAAIPAIPLADGEAGVAICFEATFPGFGSGFTARPAYIVNPTNDAWFGPAGAPQHLAQARIRALENGLPVLRATQTGISAIIRSDGSIAGHLESGVRGVLVGRLPAAAQATVFSKIGAGYVLVFLVGSFGPILASRRRNAVRQGRWNFRRKRE; from the coding sequence ATGTTTCGCCGGACTTCGCGCCTGTTGATCGCCGCCATCCTCGGAACCATCGCGGCGCAAGGCTTTGCGCCTGCCAATGCGACTGTCCTTTCGCTAGCCTCGCTTAGCGGCCTTTTCTACCTGATCCGCCACGATCGGGCTGCACCCATATTCTGGATTGTGACAGCCTACGCGGGAGCCATGTGGATTGTCGCGCTACGCTGGCTTCCGAGAGCGTTTGTGATGATGGACCCGCCAGCCGTTACGGCTGGCTGGCTGGCACTCGTCGCCTTGTCCGCGATCCTGTCGCTCTTCTGGTCCGTCCCCTTCGCCCTTGCCCGGAGATACGCCAACAGAAATCACGGCACGCAGCTCTTGGCGACAAGTTCGCTTCTAGCGCTCGGCGAATGGGCGAGGTCTACCACTATCATCGGTTTCGCGTGGAACCCGCTTGGCGCGATCTGGCTCGACGTTCCGGCGATCGTGCGGTCTGCTTCGGTTATCGGCATAACCGGACTCTCATTTGGGACGGTGCTTGCTGCCGGACTCGTTCTGCAGATCGCCGGGCATCCGCGACGTGTCGGGGCAAGCCTCGGATTTATCGGGGCCCTCGCAATCCTCCTCGGGCGTTCGTCGGTTGCTCCTCCTGATACCGCGCAGCAGGTCGCGCTGATCCAGGGCAACATACCGCAAAGGGTCAAATGGGACGAAAACCGGCTCGACGAGCAGGTGGATATCTATCTCGGTTTGACAGCCGGCATTTCTTCGACTGCGCCGGACATGCGCATCTTCTGGCCTGAAGCCGCGATCCCCTATGTTCTCGAGGACCGGAAGGCGGTGCTCGATGAAATCGGGAAAACGCTTCGGACCGGCGACATGCTCTTCGCCGGAGCTCTGGGGCGCGACGCCGACGGACACTATGCCAATAGTGTCTACCTGATCGATGCCAGCGGGCGGGTTCGCAACCGTTACGACAAGCGCATCCTCGTCCCGTTCGGGGAATATGTGCCGTTCGAGTCCTTGCTCGAGGCATTGCGCCTCGCCCGGTATGCCCCTGGCCGCGACGCCCTTGCGCCGGGGGCAGCGATCCCGGCCATTCCTTTGGCCGACGGCGAGGCAGGCGTGGCGATATGTTTCGAGGCCACTTTCCCCGGCTTCGGCTCCGGGTTCACTGCGCGCCCCGCTTACATCGTCAATCCCACGAACGACGCGTGGTTCGGTCCTGCCGGCGCTCCGCAACATCTGGCGCAGGCGCGCATCAGAGCGCTTGAGAACGGTTTGCCGGTGCTCCGCGCGACGCAGACGGGCATATCCGCGATAATCCGGTCCGATGGTTCGATCGCCGGGCATCTCGAGAGCGGTGTCCGCGGCGTTCTTGTCGGTCGTCTTCCCGCCGCTGCGCAGGCGACCGTGTTCTCAAAAATCGGCGCGGGCTACGTGCTCGTGTTCCTTGTCGGGTCCTTTGGCCCGATCCTGGCTAGCCGTCGGCGGAACGCCGTCAGACAAGGTCGATGGAACTTCCGACGGAAGCGTGAGTGA
- a CDS encoding DsbA family protein, giving the protein MHKRPLLLNFLLAAGVSMAVAVPATAQQETGEEAFAKARNAMIAELAEDPAARRIEPQSYDLTLVVFTDYQCPFCRQMHPRLTALAMEDGNVRIVFKDWAIFGQPSIEAARRALAAKYQGKDQAFDDALMQIQGKLSSEKIRAAADQAGVDWQRLESDLKSHGKEIDAALARADRQAGMLGISGTPAMFVGPYLVAGALPPEQLRQAVAIARQYPNGNAPEAR; this is encoded by the coding sequence ATGCACAAGCGCCCGCTTCTATTGAATTTTCTCTTAGCCGCCGGTGTTTCCATGGCGGTCGCGGTACCGGCAACGGCCCAGCAGGAGACGGGCGAGGAGGCCTTTGCCAAAGCGCGCAATGCCATGATCGCGGAGCTCGCCGAAGATCCGGCGGCCCGGCGGATCGAGCCTCAATCATACGATCTGACCCTGGTGGTATTTACCGATTACCAGTGCCCGTTCTGCCGCCAGATGCACCCGCGTCTGACAGCTCTCGCCATGGAAGACGGCAATGTCCGTATCGTGTTCAAGGACTGGGCGATTTTCGGCCAGCCTTCCATCGAAGCGGCGCGCCGCGCACTTGCGGCGAAATATCAGGGGAAGGACCAGGCCTTCGACGATGCGCTCATGCAAATCCAGGGCAAGCTTAGTTCCGAGAAAATCCGTGCCGCAGCAGATCAGGCGGGCGTCGACTGGCAGCGTCTGGAAAGCGACCTCAAATCCCATGGCAAGGAAATCGATGCAGCGCTTGCGCGAGCGGACCGACAGGCTGGGATGCTCGGGATAAGCGGCACACCGGCTATGTTTGTCGGGCCTTACCTGGTCGCCGGGGCTCTGCCGCCCGAGCAGCTTCGCCAAGCCGTTGCTATCGCGCGGCAGTATCCCAACGGTAACGCGCCGGAAGCGCGATAG
- the dmeF gene encoding CDF family Co(II)/Ni(II) efflux transporter DmeF, which translates to MHHSSSNPLAHDHNFLSASHDAHERRTRYVVALTAAMMVVEIVAGLWTGSMALLADGIHMATHAGALGVAAFAYWFAKRHANNPRFTFGTGKVGDLAGFASALVLAIFAIGIAVESAQRFVSPLTIAYTEAIWIAVLGLVVNLASAWLLGADHHHGHDHDHHHHHDHAHADNNLRSAYFHVLADALTSVLAIVALLAGMYLGWAWMDAAMGLVGAFVIGRWSWSLLRDTAAVLVDAEAASERYTEVREALEDRDAAIGDLHIWRIGPGKYAVIASLIADDPLAPDNYASRLSEHAEYVHVTIEVHRCEHPHPELRAA; encoded by the coding sequence ATGCACCATTCCAGCTCCAATCCGCTCGCCCATGATCACAACTTCCTGAGCGCCTCGCACGACGCCCATGAGCGGCGCACGCGTTATGTCGTTGCCTTGACCGCCGCGATGATGGTGGTCGAAATCGTCGCTGGCCTGTGGACCGGATCGATGGCGCTTCTCGCCGATGGTATCCACATGGCGACCCATGCAGGTGCCTTGGGCGTCGCGGCCTTCGCCTACTGGTTTGCCAAGCGCCATGCGAACAACCCGCGTTTCACATTCGGTACCGGCAAGGTGGGCGACCTCGCCGGCTTCGCGAGCGCGCTTGTCCTCGCCATCTTCGCAATCGGGATCGCGGTTGAATCGGCTCAAAGGTTCGTCAGTCCGCTCACGATTGCCTATACCGAGGCTATCTGGATCGCCGTGCTCGGCCTCGTGGTGAACCTCGCGAGTGCCTGGCTGCTTGGTGCCGATCATCACCACGGGCATGATCACGACCATCATCATCACCACGACCATGCGCATGCCGATAACAATCTGCGCTCCGCCTATTTCCACGTGCTTGCCGATGCCCTGACTTCGGTCCTGGCTATCGTGGCCCTTCTCGCCGGCATGTACCTCGGCTGGGCATGGATGGACGCGGCAATGGGGCTGGTGGGTGCATTCGTGATCGGGCGCTGGTCATGGTCACTGCTGCGCGATACCGCTGCCGTGCTTGTCGACGCCGAAGCGGCCTCTGAACGGTACACAGAGGTGCGCGAGGCGCTCGAGGACCGGGACGCCGCGATCGGCGATCTGCACATCTGGCGGATCGGTCCTGGCAAGTATGCAGTCATCGCCTCGCTCATCGCCGATGATCCGCTCGCGCCCGACAATTATGCCAGCCGACTTTCAGAGCATGCAGAATATGTGCACGTCACGATCGAAGTTCATCGCTGCGAGCATCCGCATCCCGAGCTTCGCGCGGCCTGA
- a CDS encoding TolC family protein translates to MSAIHWRGVLLGGLFLAAQATTVAAQEQDLLTLEDAMVRAGASEDLDQQRQGPELNPRIIGPRADTEAAEALVGQARLRPNPEISFEAENIAGTGAFSGLRATEYTLAVGQRIELGGKRSARVRAAEAEARVTSLRGDLSLAELGFSVRERYVSAAAAAARVELAQDIVGRNRELTRIADLLVETGREPPLRALRAKAALAEAEAELQAAEAASIAARAALGSLWSASETLPSVPPDIPHIEPPAGLVASEDTLRLQVARAESAAAEAAIAREQSLRVPDPVISAGVRRFSESKDNAFLVGVAIPLPFRDRNQGNIAAAQARLQAATAREAIVRADFRQEVAQARAEFLAAEARVDTLSNTSLPQAEEALRLVRIGYRAGRFPLIEVLSAAEARDAIRNALIDAQETRGQAAARLIRLSAL, encoded by the coding sequence ATGTCAGCCATTCATTGGCGAGGGGTCCTCCTTGGAGGGCTGTTCCTCGCCGCTCAAGCCACGACCGTGGCGGCGCAGGAGCAAGATCTCCTGACGTTGGAGGACGCGATGGTCCGTGCGGGGGCCTCGGAGGATTTGGATCAGCAGAGACAAGGTCCTGAGCTTAATCCCCGTATAATTGGACCGCGCGCCGATACGGAAGCGGCCGAAGCCTTGGTCGGGCAAGCGCGACTACGCCCGAACCCCGAAATATCGTTCGAGGCTGAAAATATAGCCGGAACCGGTGCATTTTCGGGTCTCCGGGCGACAGAATACACGTTAGCCGTCGGCCAGCGCATTGAGCTGGGAGGGAAGCGGAGTGCGCGCGTTCGGGCCGCGGAAGCCGAAGCGCGTGTCACCTCGCTCAGAGGCGATCTATCGTTAGCGGAACTGGGCTTTTCTGTGCGGGAGCGCTACGTCAGTGCCGCCGCCGCCGCCGCGAGGGTCGAGCTGGCCCAGGATATCGTTGGTCGCAATCGCGAACTAACCCGCATAGCCGATTTGCTAGTCGAGACAGGGCGCGAGCCGCCTTTGCGGGCCCTTCGCGCGAAGGCGGCGCTAGCGGAGGCCGAAGCCGAACTGCAGGCCGCCGAAGCCGCGAGTATTGCGGCGCGCGCGGCTCTCGGATCGCTGTGGAGCGCGTCCGAAACACTTCCTTCCGTTCCTCCCGACATTCCGCACATCGAACCACCCGCGGGGCTTGTCGCAAGCGAGGACACCCTGCGGCTACAAGTCGCGCGGGCGGAGTCCGCAGCCGCAGAAGCAGCGATTGCTCGCGAGCAGTCGCTGCGCGTGCCGGACCCGGTCATATCCGCCGGCGTCCGCCGGTTCTCCGAGAGCAAGGACAACGCCTTCCTCGTCGGCGTGGCCATCCCGCTCCCGTTCCGGGACCGTAACCAGGGGAACATAGCCGCCGCCCAAGCGCGGCTGCAGGCGGCTACTGCGCGCGAAGCTATCGTTCGAGCCGATTTCCGGCAGGAAGTCGCGCAGGCGCGCGCCGAATTCCTGGCCGCTGAAGCACGCGTCGACACTTTGTCGAACACATCGCTTCCGCAGGCTGAAGAGGCCTTGCGCCTGGTTCGCATCGGATACCGGGCAGGTCGGTTTCCGCTTATCGAAGTTCTTAGCGCCGCCGAAGCGCGCGATGCCATCCGTAACGCGCTGATCGACGCGCAGGAGACCCGCGGACAGGCCGCGGCGCGTCTCATCCGTCTTTCAGCGCTCTAG
- a CDS encoding efflux RND transporter periplasmic adaptor subunit yields the protein MNRRNLIVALVGAVLILIAVLWLWGGGDGTESSDAVATEGSEENHAAEGIVELTDEQIKASQLDIVAASASSLGAEIIAQGSVATSPQGQAVLSAGAEGRVARIAKRLGDPVRRGETVATIDSREAAAISADVTSAQARAELARTRLEREQKLFDEQVTARADLETVRAEYQQALAEVSRARQAAAAANASGRTIAVRSPIAGRVTGAPVVLGSYVTAQDELYRIANANSVQIEAAVPAEDARRILIGASARVEAPGGEISARVLSVTPTADVENRSATVVLAPASGAGLLPGEYVRVRIESRTPEGTGGALVVPAEAVQSVDGRDVVFVRTANGFKVQPVQIGARTSERVEILGGLAAGTRIAGRKAFLLKAELGRGEAEH from the coding sequence ATGAACCGCAGAAATCTGATCGTAGCGCTGGTGGGAGCCGTGCTTATTCTAATCGCAGTTCTCTGGTTGTGGGGGGGAGGCGACGGGACCGAGAGCTCGGACGCAGTAGCGACCGAAGGCTCGGAAGAAAATCATGCAGCCGAGGGGATTGTTGAGCTTACCGATGAGCAGATCAAGGCTTCCCAGCTTGACATAGTAGCGGCAAGCGCGAGTTCGCTCGGTGCCGAAATCATCGCTCAAGGTAGCGTCGCCACATCGCCGCAAGGCCAAGCCGTGCTAAGCGCGGGCGCGGAGGGGCGGGTCGCACGTATTGCGAAAAGGCTGGGCGACCCTGTTCGCCGCGGCGAGACCGTAGCCACGATCGACAGCCGGGAAGCGGCGGCGATATCTGCCGATGTTACCTCGGCGCAGGCTCGCGCCGAACTCGCGCGGACGAGGCTCGAACGTGAACAAAAGCTCTTTGATGAGCAGGTAACGGCGCGTGCTGATCTTGAGACGGTTCGGGCTGAATACCAGCAAGCCCTCGCCGAGGTATCGCGGGCAAGGCAGGCCGCGGCGGCAGCAAATGCGTCGGGCCGCACCATTGCCGTACGTTCTCCGATTGCGGGCAGGGTGACGGGCGCCCCAGTAGTCCTCGGTTCGTACGTGACGGCCCAAGACGAGCTCTACCGCATTGCGAACGCCAACAGCGTTCAGATCGAGGCTGCGGTTCCTGCCGAGGATGCCAGGCGTATACTGATCGGAGCATCCGCCCGCGTCGAAGCGCCCGGAGGTGAGATCTCTGCGCGGGTTCTCAGCGTGACGCCAACCGCCGATGTCGAGAACCGCTCGGCCACCGTCGTCCTCGCTCCCGCCTCCGGCGCAGGCCTCCTCCCAGGAGAGTATGTAAGAGTGCGGATCGAAAGTCGCACACCGGAAGGAACAGGCGGTGCCTTGGTGGTGCCGGCCGAGGCCGTGCAATCGGTGGACGGCCGCGATGTCGTGTTCGTCCGGACCGCCAACGGCTTCAAGGTCCAACCCGTGCAGATCGGCGCGCGCACTTCGGAAAGGGTGGAGATTCTTGGTGGGCTTGCCGCCGGCACGCGCATCGCGGGCCGCAAGGCGTTCCTGCTCAAGGCAGAGCTCGGACGCGGCGAAGCAGAACATTGA